The Solanum pennellii chromosome 4, SPENNV200 genomic interval TTTACAGTGAGGTAGTGAAGATTATTTATACATTTCTAATCACGTATTCACTCATAATCGACTAACAAGAATTTTAAGTAATTCACTATACAATTACTTAAATACCCCTAACAGTTTTACATTCAAGTAATTCCATTAGATTAATTACTCCTCCTCAAGCTGGTGGGTATAAAAACATTCAACACACCAAGCTTGCCTACCaaatatttatgttgttgtCTAGGAAGACATTTAGTTAATATATCTGTCAGTTGATCCTTAGAGTTCACATATTCTGTCTTTATTAACCCTTCTTGTATCTTTTGTCTGATAAAATGACAGTCAATCTCTACATGTTTTGTTCTCTCATGAAACAAAGGATTGACTGCTATTTTCAACGCTACTTTGCTATCACTAAATATCATCACTGGTTCATTGACTTCATTTTCCAATTCCTTTAGCAATGTTGTGATCCATACCACTTCTGATATTGCATTGGCCATACTTCTATATTTAGCTTCTGCTGAACTCCTGGAAACCTTTTGCTTCTTTGATTTCCATGATATTAAATAACTTCCATGCTTCACCAAAAAACCTGAAACTGACTTTCTAGTATTGGGGCATGAtgcccaatctgcatcacagAACACACTCAATTTGTTTGCTCTGGTACTGCTTAATAATATAGCAAGACCTGGTTCTCTTTTCACATATTTCATCACTCTAATTGCTGCTTCCTAATGGGATCTCTTTGGTTGCTGCAAGAACTGACTAAGAGTCTGAATAGAGAAGGCAATATTTGTCCTTGTTAATGTTAAGTATAACATTTTCCCTATCAAACTTTGATATTGTTCCTTATTGTCAAGAAATTCATCATCCGAGTTTCCTGTAGTTCATCCAACTCATGTATTGTCAACTTTATATTCATCTCTAGTGGTGTCCAAGATGGTTTTGtatttcctaatcccaattgtGAAATAATCTTTAATGCATACTTTCTTTGATTGATCAAAATACCTTTTCCAGATCTGTTGAACTCCATACcaagaaaaaacataatatcaCTAATATCTTTAATCTTAAAAGCCTTGTGTAATGAtccaacatatcatccacatagacTAAAATCACCACAATGTCTGTTCCTTGCTTCTTGATGAATAGTGAATGATCCAACTTGCTTTGAATAAAACCTGCGTTTAACAGTTCTTCAGACAACTTTAAATCCCACTGTCTAGTTGCTTGTTTAAGTCCATATAGGGCTTTTACAAGTGTCATACCATCCCATTAGACTCCCACTGGCTTGAAAATCCCTCAGGTAACTCCATATAGACCTCATCATGTAAATAACCTTGTaaaaaacattataaacatcTAACTAATGAATAAGCCAGTTGTGTTGAGCATCCAAGGATAGAACAGTCCTTACTGTAGTCATCTTGACTACAGTGGAAAAGTCTCCTGAAAATCAAAACCTTCCCTTTGAGTTTAACCCTTTGCTATAAGTCGAGCTTTAGACCCTTTAACATCACCATTTCACTTTAGCTTGACCTTATAAACCCAACCACATCCAACGGGAACCTTCCCTGGAGGTAAGGGCACCAGGTCCCAAGTATGATTATCATGAAAAGCCTGTATTTCAGACTACATGGCTTCAACCCATCTGCTGTCTTTAATAGCCTCTTGATAAGAAGCAGGCTTAAGAACTGCTGAAAAAACACCTAGATAGTGTTAATGGGATTGTGACAAAATTTGTATAAGAAACATAGTTAGATAAAGGATATAACGTAGAATTGGAGATAGGTTTGGTGACATAACCAGCCAACCATATAGGAGGATTAGAAGTTCTTGTGGATTTTCTGGTAGGAAGAGAGACTGGGGTATGAATTGAATTAGGGGACGTAGAAGCAGGAGCTACAGGATCATGTAGTAATGGATCAGGAAGTGGAGATGTAGTGATAGGAGGATGAGGATCAGAAGCTATAGAATAATATGGATCAGAAAAAACATCATGATAAGCAAAACTATCAGACACAGTATGAACATCTGTGTTAATGAGTGCTTTAAATGGAAATTGGTTGAAAAATAACATCCCTattcaaaaagaatttttgtCTGGCAAGATCATACAGTATGTAACCCATAATTTCATTGGAATATCCAATGAAAACTGCTTTCACTGCTCCAGAAGCAAACTTATCAACTTTAGGCAGAATGGTACCATAACATAAACAACCAAAGGTCCTCTAAGGCAATGTTTTTTTGTGAAAGAAAACTTCACAAGGTGATTTATTTGCAAGTACCTTAGAAGGAAGTCTATTGATGATATATATTGCAGTAAGAATGCAATGAACCCAGAACTTGAGAGGAACACCACTCTGAAATCTTAGTGCCCTTGCAACCTCTAGTAGATTCTTGTGTTTCCTCTCAGCCACACCATTCTGTTGAGGTGTATAAGCACAAGTTTTATAATGCACAATTCCTAGATCTTTAAGTAGAGCTTGTATCTGATCATTACAAAATTCTCCACCATTATCTGTTCTAATTCCTTGAACTGAGGCATTAAATTGAGTAAGTACCAATTGAAAAAGTTGTTTTAGAACTACTAGTACATCAGTCTTGaactttaacaaaaaaatcCAAGTAATTCTTGAGAAGTCATCAACAACTGTAAGAAAATACTTGTTTCTATCAAAAGTCTGAGTATTATAGGGACCCCATATATCCAAATGCAGTAAAGCAAAAGCTCTATCAGATCTAGTATCACTATTGTCAAACGGAATTCTAGTATGTTTAGACATTGGacatatttcacatttatcTATAACAGTCTTGCAAGCATCGATTGTATGACCAGAAACCTCCTCCATTAACTTTATTGAAGCATGACCTAATATGTTATGCCATAAAATGATATCCCTTGTATCATCACAAACTGTGACCCTCTTGGATCTACATTCTGAGTCTTTTTGTGTTGAGTCTGCGACACCATCCAATAAAGACCATCATGTTCCTTACTAATCCCTTTCAGCTGCCCAGTCTAAAGGTCCTGGAATAAGCAAAATCCTGGATAGAAGGACACAAAACAGTGAAGTTCTCTAGTTAACTGTGATACTGATAACGAATTATATTGGAAATCAGAAACAAACAGGACATCTTTCAATTCTCCTATATCAGTAACTAATGTAACACCTCCATCTGGCAAATGAACTTTCCTATTATAGACTGTTTTAACTAATTTCACATCAGTTAAATTAGTCTATCTTGAAGAAATGTGATTAGTTGCTCCACTATCAATTCTCCACTTAAAATCTCTTATATCAGCTATAGGAGTGTGTCTATGACCTGCCATACCTGCCATATTAGCCATTACACCATGTTGTGAAGTATCATTGTTGATCATACTCAGTATGTTGTCATGTTGTGCATTTGTAAGATGAGGAGCCCTTGAAATTTCTCCAGTTGTCATTTTTTCAAGTATTTCTCCTTTGTTTCTGATCCTAGATGACATGTTTTGATGTTTGTTTTCAGCTTGAGAATTCTAAGTTGTATTCAAGTTatccttcttcttaaatttCCAGTTTGTTGGATATCCAATTATCTTGAAACAATTTCTTCTCAGATGTCCCTTATTCTTGCAATAATCACATTGTAGATCCCAATTCTTCTTCCCTTTGTGAAACTCTTGTCCCAAAAATTGTTGACCTGTTCCCTTAAGATACTGAGAATTATTACTTCTTCTTGTCATAAGTTCTGCTAAATCAGTACCCTCTCCATTAACAAAACTGCTAGAAGAACTACCTAGACTTCGCTGACTTTCTCGTTCAACAAGCATTGCATATGCCTTGTTCGAACTGGGAGTGGGTTCAGTCATCAAAATTTGACTTCTCGACTGATCATACGTCTCATTCAACCCCATTAAAAATTGCATCAACTTTTGTCGTAGAATATGAGCACAAAAATCCTTAGATTTAGGGGAATCATCCCAAAGATTACGTAATTTTTAGAAGTAAACAGGAATATTATCAGTTCCTTGCACTAAACTAGCTATGTCTTTATGCAATTGGTGAATTCGAGAAGCATTTACCTTGTCAAAGCGTTCACGAACATCATCCCAAATTTCCTTTGCACTAGTAGCATACACAATTCCTGTATGTATTTCTAGTGTTACTAAACTCATGATCCATCCCCGTACAATAGCATTACATCGATCCTATTGATGACCTAGATCTGCTCCAAAATCCTCTTTGTTCCAGGTTATATCTATAATCCCTAGTTTATCTTTCCAAGTAATTGAATCCTCATAGCCCTGCTCCAATAGAGTAATTATCAGATCCTGATAACTGCATCGGCATAATCGGAGTTCCATAAGTATCTGaaggatgaagaaataaagCATGGTTGTGATCAAATTTTGCCATTTTTGATCTGTAATCCAGGATACAATGATCATTCAATCGTgaccaatgctctgataccatgttaaaatTCATATACAAAGGCTAGCACTATTCAATAATGGAGAACCATAACAAAGAAAAGAGAATGAAAGATATATTTCAATATCATCAAAAGTATGTTTATAGTGAAGTAGTGAAACTTATTTATACACTTCTAATCACGTCACTATTCACTCATAACCGACTAACAAGAAGTTTAAATAATTCACTATACAATTACCTAACTACCCTTAACAGTTTTACATTCAagtaattattcattatatagtACTCCATAATCATTCGATTACCAAAACTTCTTGTGTACTTCATTCCTAGAATTTGTTTGCCAACAATAATCAGGAACCCCCTGCACAATATTGGCATTATGAGTAATACCAAGAGGTCTAGTCACATAGTTCCAGTCTTTAATGGCCAAATCACTAGTAGTGAACAAGTGATCAAGAGTCTCTAGTTGAGTATCCCTACAACATGAGCACCTCTTGTCCATTGAATACCAAAAATTTTGATAATGCTATCAATGGGAAGTTTTCTTTTCACAACTCTCCACATACAGAACGAAACATTAAATGGAATTTCTTTTCCCCAAATTTTATTATACATaggttctttttgttttttctatcTAATAAAGTTCCACGACAATAAGCATGAGAAATTTCCAGTTGAATTTTGACTCCATATGCACTTGTCTCTATCTCTCATATCTCCAATATCAATCTGAACCAATTCTTTCACCAGATTCTCAAGAAGAACCTGCCTTAGAAAGTCTCGATCCCATCCATTACCTTGGAGAAATTATCTCACTATGTTGATGCCAGATTTTCTTTGTAATCGGACTCTGTTGGCTAAAGGACCCTTATTAGGCCAGTTATCGCACTAGAAATATGCATTACCTTCGTTCATTTCCCATTTGATACTTTGTTCCACAATTGGCCTAATATGAAGCAAATTTCTTCAAGCATTGAAATtttttgagttaataactttgaCCACCATATTGGTTCTAGGACAGTATTTGGCCTTCATAAAGTAGAACCACAAGTTATTCATGGTCTTCAGCCTCTACCATCTCTTGACTGTGAAGGCCTTTCAAATGTCATAGTCTTTTAAAGCCCAAACCACTTTCTTCAATAGGATAACACATATTTTTCCAGGAAGACCAATGATGTTTGTTCTTAACATCTCTCttttccccaaaaaaatttgaaaaatagtcctcaatttgataaataatagtCTTGGTAGGTTCAAGAGCAGCAAATGTATAATGTCTTTGGGATTGTAAAATATGCTTAA includes:
- the LOC107016919 gene encoding uncharacterized protein LOC107016919, with amino-acid sequence MEEVSGHTIDACKTVIDKCEICPMSKHTRIPFDNSDTRSDRAFALLHLDIWGPYNTQTFDRNKYFLTVVDDFSRITWIFLLKFKTDVLVVLKQLFQLVLTQFNASVQGIRTDNGGEFCNDQIQALLKDLGIVHYKTCAYTPQQNGVAERKHKNLLEVARALRFQSGVPLKFWVHCILTAIYIINRLPSKRTFGCLCYGTILPKVDKFASGAVKAVFIGYSNEIMGYILFAYHDVFSDPYYSIASDPHPPITTSPLPDPLLHDPVAPASTSPNSIHTPVSLPTRKSTRTSNPPIWLADWASCPNTRKSVSGFLVKHGSYLISWKSKKQKVSRSSAEAKYRSMANAISEVVWITTLLKELENEVNEPVMIFSDSKVALKIAVNPLFHERTKHAALRGTEWCQDNSNSCIILEMDSQIAVNMIKGLTPMPWTLRKTVRKIQKKIQNMNCEIIHYFREANCVVDTLARHA